One window of Elusimicrobiota bacterium genomic DNA carries:
- a CDS encoding SGNH/GDSL hydrolase family protein, giving the protein MRALYILAFLITAAAVLIGTEMLLYSQNTLLRNGAWLSTKRTLEVTTWGSDSFLITRPALSRNRLDLGAWSGGNELISRESFTPRRISLRLRLDPDAYLAVLFDRTASGFLAVRLSRKPDYPNAFLRGRPEGRILSAEPLAWPLLDGAWHRLVLDFGAGGLSVSLDAQAPIALPQAAAAAGACGLRSGMRSAVVDDIVVEDVQGRVLRESFRNTKHWPRILLCNCLLVLVLFACLRGRVHAFAACSLVLAVCGSLWLTFDYFHWSRLELDVLSRPLSGAARRSALERAEAARYAFFAGWDRLMGGEVATREALLAQGYAAVTTGVGPIFCGRGPGERPMQLQPGPGLEELFSAKKTAYRILFVGTSQAVGAGAPRLADTFPFLTHAALVKALGPSRPIETLNMAVSGSDSVALLDDYRRLYSRFRPDLVVLDLSSNDRPEQLASGIEGFLSLNKAAGIRSILLKEANSNESPYPDGLLRKHRLLDEAARRYSVPVYDLHGFLNAPAVFQTGWLWWDQVHLTPYGQELAAEWLAPKLRAEAISYRRK; this is encoded by the coding sequence ATGAGAGCCCTTTACATTCTCGCGTTCCTAATAACGGCCGCCGCAGTCCTTATCGGCACGGAGATGCTCCTCTACTCGCAGAACACCTTGCTGCGCAACGGGGCTTGGCTCTCCACCAAAAGGACGTTGGAAGTGACGACTTGGGGCTCGGACAGCTTCCTCATCACGCGGCCGGCCCTAAGCCGCAACCGGCTCGACCTCGGGGCTTGGTCGGGCGGCAACGAGCTGATCAGCAGGGAGAGCTTCACGCCCCGGCGCATCAGTCTGCGCCTGCGCCTGGATCCGGACGCCTATCTCGCCGTCCTATTCGACCGGACCGCCTCCGGCTTTCTCGCGGTGCGGCTCAGCCGCAAGCCGGACTACCCCAACGCATTCCTGCGCGGCCGGCCGGAGGGCCGCATCCTATCGGCTGAGCCGCTGGCCTGGCCTCTCCTGGACGGCGCCTGGCACCGGCTGGTCCTGGATTTCGGCGCCGGCGGCCTCTCGGTCAGCCTGGACGCTCAGGCGCCCATCGCGCTGCCGCAGGCCGCGGCCGCGGCCGGGGCCTGCGGGCTGCGCAGCGGGATGCGCAGCGCCGTCGTAGACGACATCGTCGTCGAGGACGTCCAGGGGCGCGTGTTGCGGGAGTCCTTCCGGAACACCAAGCATTGGCCGCGGATACTGTTGTGCAACTGCTTGTTGGTTCTCGTCCTCTTCGCCTGTCTGCGCGGCCGGGTGCATGCCTTCGCCGCCTGCAGCCTCGTGCTGGCCGTGTGCGGTTCGCTCTGGCTGACGTTCGACTACTTCCACTGGTCCCGGCTGGAGCTCGATGTGTTGTCCCGCCCGCTCTCCGGCGCGGCGCGGCGCAGCGCCTTGGAGAGGGCTGAGGCGGCGCGCTACGCCTTTTTCGCCGGCTGGGACAGACTCATGGGAGGCGAAGTCGCGACGCGGGAGGCGCTGCTCGCGCAGGGCTATGCCGCTGTCACGACCGGCGTGGGCCCTATCTTCTGCGGCCGGGGTCCGGGAGAGCGACCCATGCAGCTGCAGCCGGGGCCTGGTCTCGAGGAACTGTTCAGCGCAAAAAAGACGGCCTATCGCATACTCTTCGTGGGCACTTCGCAGGCGGTCGGGGCCGGGGCCCCGCGCTTGGCCGACACCTTCCCTTTCCTGACCCATGCGGCTTTGGTCAAGGCGCTGGGACCGTCCCGCCCCATCGAGACGCTCAACATGGCGGTCTCTGGCTCGGATTCCGTGGCCCTGCTGGACGACTACCGCCGCCTCTACTCGCGCTTCCGGCCGGACCTCGTGGTCCTGGACCTTTCCAGCAACGACCGCCCCGAACAACTGGCTTCGGGCATCGAGGGCTTTTTGAGCTTGAACAAGGCCGCTGGGATCCGCTCCATCCTCCTCAAGGAGGCCAACTCCAACGAGTCCCCCTATCCGGACGGGTTGCTGCGGAAGCACCGCCTTCTCGACGAGGCGGCCCGGCGGTACTCGGTCCCGGTCTACGACCTGCACGGCTTTCTCAACGCCCCGGCGGTGTTCCAGACGGGCTGGCTCTGGTGGGACCAGGTGCACCTGACGCCCTACGGCCAGGAGCTGGCGGCTGAGTGGCTGGCGCCGAAACTGCGCGCCGAGGCGATCTCCTACCGCCGGAAGTAG